The Candidatus Methylomirabilota bacterium genome segment CCGCCGCGCCCACCGCCCCCCGCTGGAGGAGCCCCTCGAGCAGCGGCGCGGCCTCTCCGGGCCGCCCGAGCACCGCGTCCTCGGACACCGGGACGCTGTCGAGCCGGACGCTGGTCCAGCGCGTCCCCACGTCCATGCCCAGCACGGGCGCGAGCGCGAGGCCCGCCGCCGACGTCTCGACGACGAAGAGGGAGAGGCCCTCGGGAGCGCGCGCCGGCACCAGCAGGGCATCGGCGACGTGGGCCCAGGGGACGAAGGGCTTCGCCCCCGAGAGGAGATAGCGGCCCCGCATCCGCTCCGCCCGCGTCTCGACCGCCTCGGGCGCCCAGTCGAGCTGCCCGTCCAGGAGCGCGACGGTAGCCCGGGCGCTCCCGGTCGCGATCGCCGGGAGCCAGCGGCTCTGCTGGGCCGCGCTGCCGGCCTCGGCGATGGCGAGGCCGGCCAGCACCGTCGGGAAGTAGGGACCCGGGTAGGCCACGCGGCCCATCTCCTCGAGGACGATGGCCGTCTCCACCATCCCGAGCCCGCTTCCTCCGGCGGCCTCCGGCAGCGCCAGGCCGAGCCAGCCGAGCCCGGCCATGTCCTTCCACAACGCTTCGCTCTCCCCGCGTCCATCGTCCATGAGGGACCGGACGACCGCCGGCGGGCAGTGCTCGTCGAGGAAGGCGCGCGCCGCGTTCCGGAGGAGCTGCTGATCCACGCTGAACGAGAAGTCCACGGCCGCCTCCTCAGGTCCCCCGGTCGGCCCGGATGTCCTTGGGCAGCCGGAGGACGCGGTCGGCGATGACGTTCTTCTGGATCTCCGACGAGCCGGCGTAGATCGTGCCGGCCCGCGACCACAGGAAGGCCTGGGCCCAGGTGCCCGCCTCGCCGGAGGAGGTGTCGACGTCCAGGAACTCGTAGGGCACGCCGGCCATGAGCTGCCCCCACGGGCCCAGGACCTCCAGCGCCAGCTCGAGGTACCGCTTCTCGAACTCGCTGTAGGAGAGCTTGGTGATCGAGGAGGCCGGGCCGGGCGACTCCCCCTTCTGGAGGGCGGACAGGACCCGGAGCGCCGCGTACCGCTGGACCTCGAGCTCGGTGTAGATCCGGCCGATCCGGGCCCGGACGCGGGGGTCGTCGAGCAGCGGCCGCCCGCCGCGGGTGAGCGTCCGGGCCGCTTGAACGAGCTGACCGAAGGCCGCCTTGTACCGGGTCACCCGGGCCAGG includes the following:
- a CDS encoding acyl-CoA dehydrogenase family protein, yielding MDFSFSVDQQLLRNAARAFLDEHCPPAVVRSLMDDGRGESEALWKDMAGLGWLGLALPEAAGGSGLGMVETAIVLEEMGRVAYPGPYFPTVLAGLAIAEAGSAAQQSRWLPAIATGSARATVALLDGQLDWAPEAVETRAERMRGRYLLSGAKPFVPWAHVADALLVPARAPEGLSLFVVETSAAGLALAPVLGMDVGTRWTSVRLDSVPVSEDAVLGRPGEAAPLLEGLLQRGAVGAAAEMLGAARRCLDMSVAYARVREQFGQPIGSFQAIRHKCAEMLLEVENAHAATYYAAWALDAAAEDRAIAASVAKAYVSEAARKVCGEAIQVHGGIGFTWEYDLHLYMKRAKALEAMYGDPDHHRELIVRRVAG
- a CDS encoding acyl-CoA dehydrogenase family protein; protein product: LARVTRYKAAFGQLVQAARTLTRGGRPLLDDPRVRARIGRIYTELEVQRYAALRVLSALQKGESPGPASSITKLSYSEFEKRYLELALEVLGPWGQLMAGVPYEFLDVDTSSGEAGTWAQAFLWSRAGTIYAGSSEIQKNVIADRVLRLPKDIRADRGT